One region of Microbacterium sp. M28 genomic DNA includes:
- a CDS encoding sugar ABC transporter permease — MSTDIASRRRRSFGAWFADTGWRHLVAIVVSAFALFPLLYVFSASLNPNGTLTGSNQLFSAIGIDSYVRILTDPQNPYPQWFLNTLLIAVVTGLVTVFIGACAAYAFSRMRFAGRRVGLVTIVVVQMFPQLLAVVAIFLLMSTLGDWFPAIGLNTHTGLILVYLGGALGVNTYLMYGFFNTIPKELDEAARIDGAGHARIFFTIILRLVAPILAVVGLLSFIGTVNEYVIASVILIDPEQQTLVVGLTKLVSNPRYADWSAFSAGAVMAAIPVMILFLFLQKYIVGGLTAGATKG, encoded by the coding sequence ATGAGCACCGACATCGCCTCGCGTCGCCGCCGGAGCTTCGGAGCCTGGTTCGCCGACACCGGATGGCGCCACCTCGTCGCCATCGTGGTCAGCGCCTTCGCGCTGTTCCCGCTGCTGTACGTGTTCTCGGCATCCCTGAACCCGAATGGCACCCTAACGGGCTCCAACCAGCTGTTCTCCGCGATCGGCATCGACAGCTACGTGCGCATCCTCACGGATCCGCAGAACCCGTATCCGCAGTGGTTCCTGAACACGCTGCTCATCGCCGTCGTGACCGGGCTCGTCACGGTCTTCATCGGCGCCTGCGCCGCCTATGCGTTCTCGCGCATGCGCTTCGCGGGTCGTCGCGTCGGACTCGTCACGATCGTCGTCGTGCAGATGTTCCCGCAGCTGTTGGCCGTGGTCGCGATCTTCCTGCTGATGTCGACCCTGGGGGACTGGTTCCCCGCGATCGGGCTCAACACCCACACCGGCCTGATCCTCGTGTACCTCGGCGGCGCGCTCGGTGTGAACACCTACCTCATGTACGGGTTCTTCAACACGATCCCCAAGGAGCTCGACGAAGCGGCCCGCATCGACGGTGCCGGTCACGCGCGCATCTTCTTCACGATCATCCTGCGCCTGGTCGCCCCGATCCTGGCGGTCGTCGGTCTGCTGTCATTCATCGGCACGGTCAACGAGTACGTGATCGCCAGCGTCATCCTGATCGACCCGGAGCAGCAGACGCTCGTCGTGGGTCTCACTAAGCTCGTCTCGAACCCGCGATATGCGGACTGGTCGGCGTTCTCGGCGGGTGCGGTCATGGCCGCGATCCCCGTCATGATCCTCTTCCTGTTCCTGCAGAAGTACATCGTGGGCGGCCTGACCGCCGGAGCCACGAAGGGCTGA